A single genomic interval of Alcaligenes sp. SDU_A2 harbors:
- the yjgA gene encoding ribosome biogenesis factor YjgA → MSRPRTEIDENGYDRPSKSQVKREMHALLDLGKRLIELSDDRLKQLQLDERLLAAIKDAKRITAREGRRRQIHFVGKLMRQVDPEPILQQLDIWENGSREQTQAMHRLEALRDLLLRSDDALTEFMDQFPGADIQQLRTLIRAARKESQKNETLMPGQDPQRKHYRALYQYIKTLVDLSESS, encoded by the coding sequence ATGTCCCGCCCACGCACTGAAATCGACGAAAACGGATACGACAGACCCAGCAAATCGCAGGTCAAGCGGGAAATGCATGCCCTGTTGGACCTGGGAAAACGCCTGATCGAACTATCCGACGACAGGCTCAAACAACTCCAGCTCGACGAGCGCCTGCTGGCGGCCATCAAGGACGCCAAACGCATCACGGCCCGCGAAGGCCGCCGCCGACAGATCCACTTTGTGGGCAAGCTGATGCGCCAGGTCGACCCCGAGCCTATTTTGCAACAGCTCGATATCTGGGAAAACGGTTCCCGCGAACAGACCCAGGCCATGCACAGGCTCGAAGCGCTGCGCGATTTGTTGTTGCGCAGCGACGACGCGCTGACTGAGTTCATGGACCAATTCCCGGGCGCGGACATACAGCAGTTGCGCACCCTGATTCGCGCCGCCCGCAAAGAGTCGCAGAAAAATGAGACACTGATGCCCGGCCAGGACCCGCAACGCAAACACTATCGCGCCCTGTACCAGTACATCAAGACCTTGGTAGATCTTTCGGAGTCCTCATGA
- a CDS encoding TRAP transporter substrate-binding protein: MQRRSFLKKAGLGAVAGSAAIAAPAIAQSNPKINWKLTSTYGPATPALFSTAQTFCKMIEEATDGNFSIRLYPAGEIVPGFGVMDAVSNGTVECGQTASYYYYGKDPSFSFDTAVPFGLNARQMNAWMQEGNGTKLLRELFATRNIINFGFGNTGTQMGGWYRKEINSLEDLKGLKMRTAGFAGEVLARMGVVPQQVPPGDIYPSLEKGTLDAVEFVGPVDDEKLGFQKVAKYYYYPGWWEGSAQVSLYVNDAAFKALPKQYQSLIETASRAAGERMICQYDAQSPAALRRLIASGAVLKAFPRDVMDEAFKTSNVLYKEFCDKDPMFKKIHDDYMGFRDAIVPWFRVAEGSYDNYLGIALANQKKG; encoded by the coding sequence ATGCAGCGTCGCTCGTTCCTGAAGAAGGCCGGCCTTGGTGCCGTGGCCGGCAGCGCGGCCATTGCCGCTCCCGCCATTGCCCAGAGCAATCCCAAGATCAACTGGAAGCTGACATCCACCTACGGTCCGGCCACGCCGGCTCTGTTTTCCACCGCCCAGACATTCTGCAAGATGATCGAAGAGGCGACGGACGGGAACTTCAGCATCCGTCTGTACCCCGCCGGCGAGATCGTGCCCGGCTTCGGCGTTATGGATGCCGTCAGCAATGGTACGGTGGAATGCGGCCAGACCGCTTCGTACTACTATTACGGCAAAGATCCTTCCTTCAGCTTTGATACGGCCGTTCCGTTCGGTCTGAACGCCCGCCAGATGAATGCCTGGATGCAGGAAGGCAATGGCACCAAGCTGCTGCGTGAATTGTTCGCCACCCGCAACATCATCAACTTCGGCTTCGGCAACACGGGCACCCAGATGGGTGGCTGGTACCGCAAAGAAATCAACTCCCTGGAAGACCTGAAAGGCCTGAAGATGCGTACCGCCGGCTTTGCAGGCGAAGTGCTGGCCCGCATGGGCGTGGTGCCCCAGCAGGTGCCGCCGGGCGATATTTATCCATCGCTGGAAAAGGGTACGCTGGATGCCGTCGAGTTTGTCGGTCCTGTGGACGACGAAAAGCTGGGTTTCCAGAAAGTGGCCAAGTATTACTACTACCCCGGTTGGTGGGAAGGTTCGGCCCAGGTGTCTTTGTATGTGAACGACGCCGCTTTCAAGGCCTTGCCCAAGCAGTATCAGTCCCTGATCGAAACGGCCTCGCGCGCGGCTGGCGAACGCATGATCTGCCAGTACGACGCCCAGAGCCCCGCCGCTTTGCGTCGCCTGATCGCCAGCGGAGCCGTGCTCAAGGCTTTCCCGCGCGATGTCATGGACGAAGCCTTCAAGACCTCTAATGTGTTGTACAAAGAGTTCTGCGACAAGGACCCCATGTTCAAAAAGATCCATGACGATTACATGGGTTTCCGTGATGCCATCGTGCCATGGTTCCGTGTCGCCGAAGGCTCTTACGACAACTACCTGGGCATTGCCCTGGCCAACCAGAAAAAAGGCTAA
- the rplM gene encoding 50S ribosomal protein L13 — protein MKTFVAKPHEVKRDWFVIDAKGKVLGRVASEVARRLRGKHKPEYTPHVDTGDYIIIINAADIAVTGNKAQDKKYYRHSNFPGGIYETNFQTMQERFPGRAIEKAVKGMLPKGPLGYAMAKKLKVYAGAEHPHTAQQPKTLDI, from the coding sequence ATGAAGACCTTCGTTGCCAAGCCGCATGAAGTCAAACGTGACTGGTTTGTGATCGACGCTAAAGGCAAAGTCCTTGGTCGTGTGGCCAGCGAAGTCGCACGCCGTCTGCGTGGCAAGCACAAACCCGAATACACCCCTCACGTTGATACGGGCGATTACATCATTATTATCAATGCCGCTGATATTGCCGTGACCGGCAACAAAGCGCAGGATAAGAAATACTATCGCCACTCCAACTTCCCAGGCGGTATTTACGAAACCAATTTCCAAACCATGCAAGAGCGCTTCCCCGGCCGTGCCATCGAAAAGGCCGTCAAGGGTATGTTGCCTAAAGGCCCCCTGGGCTACGCCATGGCCAAGAAACTGAAGGTTTACGCTGGTGCAGAGCATCCTCATACTGCGCAACAGCCTAAAACTCTGGACATCTAA
- the pmbA gene encoding metalloprotease PmbA, with the protein MSQRTISQLAISANQFQFCDLVDEALRHAKKLGASDAAVDISENKGLAVSVRQLELETVEQTQDRSLAVTVFAGQRSGSASTSDFSLKALRETVEAAWHIARYTAEDPFAGLPETEMLALDYPDLQLHHPWMLDADQACRLAIRAEQAALDTSPLVSNSEGASVDTLEGHFVMGNSRGFLGGYPYSRHSISVSPIVGKGDCMHRDYWYSTSRDPHRLSSPQDVGRYAAERTLSRLSARRIPTGRYPVLFEAPLAVGLLGSLVQATSGSALYRKMSFLVDSLGKSVLAKHIDVVERPHLAGAMGSAPFDGEGVRTQDRDVVRGGELKGYFLSSYAGRKLGMPSTGNAGGSHNLLLSSRLTRPQDDLDAMLRKMGRGLLVTELIGQGINYLTGDYSRGAFGYWVENGQIQHAVEEVTIAGNLAEMFTQIVAVGADTFGRGSKSSGSILIEQMSVAGA; encoded by the coding sequence ATGAGTCAACGAACTATTTCTCAATTGGCGATCAGCGCCAACCAGTTCCAGTTCTGCGATCTGGTGGACGAAGCACTGCGTCATGCCAAGAAGCTGGGCGCCAGCGATGCAGCGGTGGATATTTCCGAGAACAAGGGTCTGGCCGTCTCGGTGCGCCAGCTCGAGCTGGAAACTGTCGAACAGACGCAGGACCGCTCTTTGGCCGTCACGGTGTTTGCCGGCCAGCGCAGCGGTTCGGCCTCGACCTCGGATTTTTCGCTCAAGGCTCTGCGCGAAACGGTGGAAGCGGCCTGGCATATCGCCCGTTACACGGCCGAAGATCCTTTTGCCGGTCTGCCCGAAACCGAGATGCTGGCGCTGGACTATCCGGATCTGCAATTGCACCACCCTTGGATGCTGGACGCCGATCAGGCATGCCGCCTGGCTATTCGCGCCGAACAGGCTGCATTGGATACCAGTCCTTTGGTCAGCAATTCCGAAGGGGCGTCGGTGGATACCCTGGAAGGGCATTTCGTCATGGGCAACAGCCGGGGTTTTTTGGGCGGCTATCCCTATAGCCGCCATTCCATCAGCGTCAGCCCCATCGTGGGCAAGGGCGATTGCATGCATCGCGACTACTGGTACAGTACCTCGCGCGATCCGCATCGGCTTTCCAGCCCTCAGGACGTGGGGCGCTATGCCGCCGAACGTACCTTGTCGCGCCTGTCGGCGCGCCGCATTCCCACGGGCCGTTATCCGGTCTTGTTCGAGGCACCGTTGGCGGTCGGCTTGCTAGGATCATTGGTGCAGGCCACCAGCGGCTCGGCGCTGTACCGCAAAATGTCGTTTCTGGTCGATTCCCTGGGCAAGTCAGTGCTGGCCAAGCATATCGATGTGGTCGAGCGTCCGCATCTGGCCGGTGCTATGGGCAGTGCGCCGTTCGACGGCGAAGGCGTGCGCACGCAGGACCGCGATGTGGTGCGCGGCGGGGAGCTGAAAGGTTATTTTCTGTCGTCGTACGCAGGGCGCAAGTTGGGCATGCCTTCCACGGGCAATGCCGGTGGTTCGCACAATCTGTTGCTGAGTTCGCGTCTGACGCGTCCCCAGGACGATTTGGATGCCATGCTGCGCAAGATGGGGCGCGGCTTGCTGGTAACCGAGCTGATCGGCCAGGGCATCAATTACCTGACCGGCGACTACTCACGCGGCGCGTTTGGCTACTGGGTTGAAAACGGCCAGATCCAGCACGCCGTGGAAGAAGTAACCATTGCCGGCAACCTGGCCGAGATGTTTACGCAGATCGTCGCCGTCGGTGCGGATACCTTTGGGCGTGGTTCCAAAAGCAGCGGTTCCATCCTGATCGAACAGATGTCGGTGGCGGGGGCCTGA
- a CDS encoding alpha/beta hydrolase, whose protein sequence is MNPLLESIEIETGLNPQHAVIWLHGLGADGHDFAPIVPELGLETAPAIRFIFPHAPVQPVTINGGMAMRSWYDIYMADLVRHEDENGLRHSQTEVQNLIARENARGIPSERIVLAGFSQGSAMTLQTGLRLPERLAGLICLSGYLPLAGAIATERHPANNGTPIFMAHGTLDPVVPISRAQASREQLQSLGYEVQWHTYPMPHAVCPDEITAIGEFLRTVLR, encoded by the coding sequence ATGAATCCTCTGCTTGAGTCCATTGAAATCGAAACCGGCCTGAACCCGCAGCACGCCGTGATCTGGCTGCATGGACTGGGGGCCGATGGCCATGACTTCGCGCCCATCGTGCCCGAACTGGGACTGGAGACCGCGCCGGCCATCCGCTTTATTTTCCCGCATGCGCCGGTGCAGCCTGTCACCATCAACGGCGGCATGGCCATGCGTTCGTGGTACGACATTTACATGGCCGATCTGGTGCGGCACGAGGACGAAAACGGTCTGCGCCACTCCCAGACCGAGGTACAGAACCTGATCGCCCGCGAGAACGCGCGCGGCATTCCGTCCGAACGCATCGTGCTGGCCGGATTCTCGCAAGGCAGCGCCATGACGCTGCAAACCGGCCTGCGCTTGCCCGAACGCCTGGCCGGACTGATCTGCCTGTCCGGCTACCTGCCACTGGCCGGTGCCATCGCCACCGAGCGACACCCCGCCAACAACGGCACGCCCATCTTTATGGCGCACGGCACGCTGGACCCGGTGGTACCGATCAGCCGCGCTCAGGCCAGCCGCGAACAACTGCAGTCTCTGGGCTACGAAGTGCAATGGCACACCTACCCCATGCCGCACGCCGTCTGCCCGGACGAAATCACCGCCATTGGCGAATTTCTGCGTACGGTACTGCGCTAG